The window GGACGGTTCGGTGCGCAACACTTCCAGGATCCTCTGTGCAGACACGGAAGCACGGGGTAGAAATACGAAGATGAGCGAAATCATGATGAAAGAAAACAGCACCTGCATGACGTACTGCATGACGGCCATCATCGTGCCGACCTGGAGCTGTCCCATGTCTATCTGTTTGGCCCCGAACCATATGAGGGCGACGATCGTGAAGTTCATGATGATCGTCATGATCGGAAAAACGATGGCACCGATCCTGTTGACCTTCAACGCTGTTTCGGTGAGGTCCACGTTCGCCTGTTCGAACCTTCCTTTTTCGTACTCTTCTTTGTTGAACGCCCTTATCACCCTGATGCCCGTGATCCTTTCTCTCAAGACGAGGTTCAGACGGTCTATCTTTTTCTGCATGCTCTTGAACAGGGGCATGACTTTAGCAAATATTAGATACATCGCGAGTGAAGCTGCAGGAACGGAGATCAGGAGTATCATCGTGAGCTTTGCGTCCTTCGAAATGGCCATGAAGATGCTCCCAATGGCGATGATCGGGGCCCTTATGACCATCCTCTGGATCATGACAAGTGCCTGCTGCACCTGGGTTATATCGTTCGTGGTTCGTGTGATCAAAGATGCGGGACTGAACCTGTCGATCTCTGCGAGGGAGAAGCTCTGAACCTTTTTGAAAAGATCGTTTCGAATGTCCCGGCTGGCACACGTGGCCGATTTAGCGGATGTGAAACTCATCAAAACGATAGCGACAACCTGAACCAGTGAGACAAGGAGCATTTTTGCTCCAACCTTCCATATGTAATCGACGTTGCCCCTGGCGATGCCTTTGTCCACGATCTGAGACATGAGATCCGGCAGATACAGCGTCACGTAAGAGTCAACTATCACCAGCGAGATCGTGACGATCACCAGCCAGAGATAAGGTTTCAAATACTTCATGATCTCAATCATTCACTTCACCTCTCAAGTGGTTCTCAAGGTTTGTAATGATCCTGCTGAGAAAACTTTCCAGCTGTTTTTTCTCTGGATCGGTGAAACCTTTCGTGATTACGGTTTCCATACTCTGCGAATGCTGCTTCAGAAAATCGCAGTACAGTTTGCCTTTCTCTGTCAGATAAACCCTCTGAAGTCTTCTGTCCTTTTCATCCTGTTCTCTGCGTATCAAACCTGCTCTTTCCATTCTTCTCAGCATGATCGCGACCGTGGCAGGTTTCACGTTCAGTTCCTCGGCGATTCTGTTCTGCGTTATGCCTTCATGATTCGCGACGATCATGAGCATGGGAGGTTGACCCGGGTGGATACCGTGCTTTTCCAATTCTTTGTGGAGGATCTGGAACTGGAGCCTCTGGACCATGAAGAACTTTTTCAAAATACTGCTTTCATTCATCCAAACACCACCTCTTAGACGCCAAACAGTTTGACGTCAATATTCTAACGCGGCTCCGTCTGAGTTTCAACCTTGAGTTTTGACATATATATGTCATTGATATATAATATCCGTGGGAGGTGACAAGAATGTACGGTCCGTACGGGTTGGGAATGAGGTGCAGGCACGGCTGGCACTGGCACGGCTGGCACTGGCATGGACATGGCTTTGGCTGGACGTGTTGTCCTTGGCGCAGACACGACAAAGAATCCTTGCGTGAGTACAGAAAGTGGCTCGAGGAAGAGATAAAATATGTAGATGAAGCACTGAAGGAGAGCGAAACGGTCAGGGAAGAATCGAAATGAGGCACGGTTGTGGAAGAGGTCACGGGGGCCATCTTCTTGAGGTCCTCGTGTTGTTGTTCATCGCGGAGCAACCATCCCATGGCTATGAGATCGCCAAGAAGCTGAGCGAGCTCGGTGTCGAGTTCGACGGCGTTGGTCCCATGGGAAACCTCTACAGGTTGTTGATGCGACTCGAGGCCGAGGGGCTGGTTCAATCCGAATGGGATCTCTCCGAAGCAGGCCCTGCCAGGAGAAAATACA is drawn from Thermotoga sp. Ku-13t and contains these coding sequences:
- a CDS encoding ABC transporter ATP-binding protein, which translates into the protein MIEIMKYLKPYLWLVIVTISLVIVDSYVTLYLPDLMSQIVDKGIARGNVDYIWKVGAKMLLVSLVQVVAIVLMSFTSAKSATCASRDIRNDLFKKVQSFSLAEIDRFSPASLITRTTNDITQVQQALVMIQRMVIRAPIIAIGSIFMAISKDAKLTMILLISVPAASLAMYLIFAKVMPLFKSMQKKIDRLNLVLRERITGIRVIRAFNKEEYEKGRFEQANVDLTETALKVNRIGAIVFPIMTIIMNFTIVALIWFGAKQIDMGQLQVGTMMAVMQYVMQVLFSFIMISLIFVFLPRASVSAQRILEVLRTEPSIREPEQVEEPSGDGVVQFENVTFYYPGAKEPALSNVSFTARNGQITAIIGNTGSGKTTILNLIMRFYDVAEGSVKIDGIDVRKIPLEKLRRLIGYAPQKPIIFSGTIAENIRFGRNELTDEDILRAAEIAQVTEFTQKLPEGLNAPVAQGGTNLSGGQKQRISIARAIAEKHRIYLFDDTFSALDFRTDAKIRSRLMRELKDATVIIVAQRVATIMHADQIIVLKDGRVEGIGTHEQLMKTCSVYRDIVLSQISEEEAVVGGEHNGK
- a CDS encoding MarR family transcriptional regulator, translating into MNESSILKKFFMVQRLQFQILHKELEKHGIHPGQPPMLMIVANHEGITQNRIAEELNVKPATVAIMLRRMERAGLIRREQDEKDRRLQRVYLTEKGKLYCDFLKQHSQSMETVITKGFTDPEKKQLESFLSRIITNLENHLRGEVND
- a CDS encoding helix-turn-helix transcriptional regulator; protein product: MRHGCGRGHGGHLLEVLVLLFIAEQPSHGYEIAKKLSELGVEFDGVGPMGNLYRLLMRLEAEGLVQSEWDLSEAGPARRKYTITEAGKRWLSLLGERLEFQKKLLEEFFKRYGELFDQRRQ